tcttGCGTTATTTGAACATCCCAAAAGCAccacttaccctccaaaatactgaccagaaactcagcaaaacagcagctcaaaaaaaaaagtttcagtttcgggtagagtttttctaagatttacaaaattctgctttgtgtcttattacttatagggtaattaattctggaatttttgagagttgagttgttttaagaacttcgaaaaggaaaattgagagtgagtgtgttttcttgagtgatacacgagtgcgttgcaaggtagactaggatacacttgttttgcaggttggacaatatgtctcaagaggggaacatgcctgagccgtctgagaccgacgtgtcactcaaactggtgctccaaactcttcaaaaacaagcggGGAAGCTTGAATTTGTGGTGACACAACTATCCGACAgggtggctgccattgagatgcgaggtactgGAGATATTCCCAATAGGGCTTCAAGTGCTCAGAGTGTTGAGCATGATGCAgatgatgaggggtatcattctaACACCTCATTCCGATTAAGGAAAAGCCACAGGGAAGCGAGGGAAGGTCGAGACCGACCTAGGAGAatcgatgacaatcttggttccatcaagactaagatgcctacctttcatgggaaaaatgatcctgaatcttacttggattgggttagacgagttgagcaagtgtttgaagtccacaactactctgaagagaaaaaggtgaaacttgcagctattgaatttcaagattatgcatttatttggtgggagcaagtatgtgccacaaggaggagaaatagggaacaaccgatTGACACTTGGaatgaaatgaagcaagtgatgagaaaacgatttgtaccctccCATTATACTACGGACTTGTACGATCGGCTCCAACAAGAGaacgaatctctcaagaggaggggttccatgcaatctacctctttaaagccgGTTTATACAAGAGATGACAAGAAGGTTCATTCAACATTTTCTAAGACTAAACCtagagttgaaccacctcatgcggagtcattttgggagacatatcaacgtcttctacaccaaaaacaaatggaatcaaatggatgctatcaaagtgagttttctaagaaggaggtagctgaccctattcccaacaaaggagtatctcatcctattgaaccatttgttgaggaggttgataATGAGAAAATAATTGAGGGCGTtaaactagataaagagatggaaaaatctgatgagatgagtggtaaaaaggaagaaaagagagaaagtgagacgattttgagcaaaaatgtgagggcttattatttttctaacgaacttacctttgctttatttagtgtttcttcatttgtgcagattaagcaaagtcaagtgaagttagtcatgccatgctccattccaaagtcacttgtacaattcactagtttccatggagtttgtcttttaggaattgaatctatttggaatcatctcatggaacaatttcaattcaaatctgtccataccaaaggggaatcacgtcaaatccaccatgaagggagaatttcgaaatttgactctcatttgctacctatgggtcattcatcatctttaccttcttttgagtataatttccatcctaacacttgtatttcttatccagattttgaagaaaagtgtaaaaggctagcaatgccttctcaagttgaatcaattggtggaaggaataatgaagtggcAAAGGGAGTATTCACatttaaaacttgttctataccttcttaccatttagttgatgatgtaccATTAATTCTTTACCCAATTtctaatttgtttcaagttgaaggttcttttgtttttgtaggttgtaaagctgtccaaaatttttcagttttgattaaagacttacaacctgatttcgtgcttattccacctaaagatgagaaattgtgtgtcacgcaagatcccaaagctgtcctccacgagttgtttagtgtctcatccatgcaacaagttgctcccaatttatccatgcaagatgattcaaatcaatgtcaactagtgctggattttacacctttgcacaatcaaggtgtcaatgtgaagcttcatgaccaaaggctaattagagagttttggattgccacttgggattttcacacgccttacacaagctctttcctaccttggcgcatgtccttgtttgagcgcttcccgaagctgaccaaacgacatgcaacatggctcgtagtcattcgtctacttccaacactgctgtcctttaagcgcaccatcgatttgtggacaactcactttcaagaggagactttgaagattcgaggacgaatcttttcgaggaaagagggaatgatgcggatacggtatacgggtgtgcaataattaacttcaaccttgggtcaaggatcctttggtccaccttggcggtccgatgacaagatcaagatccaagagggtgaaggaagctttacaagccttgatcattcaccatacaagcaaggagcaaactaagtttgaagatttgatggaccatgaagttaccttgttcacttgtacgtttaaagcgaaggaatgatctcatacttgttagcttagttggtagttgttttaagactgtttagtttagtagttgttaggcgtttagtattttattacttattgggccttatcggaaagccttaaagagctggctctttaagctctttgtgcggaccgaatttctttcAGGTTTATGTTGGccggatttttgccctagttttagcctataaaaggtacctcttgtaagagtaaaggacagaatattacaaccagaaatcgtgaggaattttccttcaagttcttaatcgaacttactcttgaattcttgagtttatggcttaggattcaaattagactttatcgattagcttgttccctaatcgtggtgtcgcttcatccatccttatttgcttaaggttgctgattacctttgtgtgtcagaggtcttgagttcatgagaacaatcgagttcaatttctgttgggagaaaagatccaactctgataattacaaggttgggaggttctaggagggtcttcccctagggttgccttatcagtcttcccctagggttgctttatcagagttggatcttttctcccaacagaaattgaactcgattgttctcatgaactcaagacctctgacacacaaaggtaatcagcaaccttaagcaaataaggatggatgaagcgacaccacgattagggaacaaactaatcgataaagtctaaTTTGAATCCTTAGCCataaactcaagaattcaagagtaagttcgattaagaacttgaaggaaaattactcacgatttctggttgtaatattctgtcctttactcttacaagaggtgccttttataggctaaaactagggcaaaaatccggcccacataaacctggaagaaattcggtccgcacaaagagcttaaagagccagctctttaaggctttccgataaggcccaataagtaataaaatactaaacgcctaacaactactaaactagacagtcttaaaacaactaccaactaagctaacaagtatgagatcattccttcgctttaaacgtacaagtgaacaaggtaacttcatggtccatcaaatcttcaaacttagttTGCTCCttacttgtatggtgaatgatcaaggcttgtaaagcttccttcatcctcttggatcttgatcttgtcatcagaccaccaatgttgatcaaagggtccttgacccaaggttgaagttgtttattgcacacccgtatccgcatcaatGCTTAACATATCATTCAAATTCAACCACTTAGCATTTATATCCATAGACTTCATACCAATTCGTTCCTTGATCAAATGGAATCGGCTAAATGGCATCAATATAAGCACCACAACATTTAAAACAAATTCAACTTATTCAAAGAAgtaagaaattttaaaaaaatgttcaATGTGCTTAAGCCTAACAAGAAACACACCCTTTTACAAAATGCAATTTGCTCTAATGATCACATATTGTTCACAATTTGTATAACAGTGATTTAAATTCCTTAGAACAAATTCATATATTCAATGAAAGCAAAAATTCACAAGTCTAAAGATCCAAATTGCTCAAGCCTaataattgagaaaaaaaataaaaaatatcacCAAATCCGCAATTCTCTCAATACTAAGTATAAAAATAATTGTAACAACTTATTTCAGCACAATGTAGCACAATTGTATCAAGAAATTTCAACTTATTAGCAATTACCAAAATATTCCGAAAACtagaaaaatgtaaaattggaaATTATAAAATCTCAAAAGAAGTTgcaaattgttacctcaaatgtATAGGAAGATGCTAGAGGATGGAAATgatgcaaaaattgaaatcgaaaCAGCCCAAATTAGCCCCCAAATTGAAGAAGATTCCCTATTTGAAGATCAAAACCCTTTCTGATGATGTTTTGATGCGAAAAAGATTGGGATTTTTTATCATAAGAGTGTTTGGAAtgtttttatggtgaaaatttGGAGGATTGATGGATGAAATGGAAGATTTGAGAAAAAGAGTTACAGTTTGCGATGAATAGGAAAGAGAGATCTGGAAAAATGAGGAATCGAGCCCTCGAATCGGTTCTAGCAGCCCTCGGATCCGACAGGGTTCAGATCCGTCACTCCAGAAGTTTAGCCAAGCCCTTGGATCCAATATGGTTTtgatggatccgagctcggatttctttttccatttttcaaaatctcacgATCCGAACTCGGATCCTTTTAAATAAAGGCTCGGATCCTGGAGCTCGGATCCGTCTCACCAGAAACACAGACGAGCCCTCGGATCGTtttggatccgaggtcggatctcTAATTTCGCCTTTGATCATCAAGCTGATCTGAGGTCAGATCTGTCTGGGTTGAGTCGGATCCGAGTTCGGATCTGTCTTTTTCTacactaattgcagaaactgcaatttttcaaactttttctcccttttccggcaaatttcaaattacacatTTGGACAAACTTTTTATCAATTCCAACCTCCCACGCACATGTAATATACCATAAACACAATATCCAACCTCTCGAAACACATCAAACACATCTATATTGAAAATCGAGGGGTGAGattctttgatcatttttgcACCTTTACATCAAAATGGCACTTTTGGGCATTAAATGCACATCAAATGAGTCCATGAGCATTTATAAATATGTTATCACCAGAACTCACTTGAATATACTTGAAATGCACAATGTATATATGAATGGTAATTCTAAATACTTAAAGCACAATTCGGTAAGAAAACCTCCCTTTTTACACTTGTTCTTCAATTGTACCTCCAAAATGGATGATGAAACTCGGGTACCTCCTACAAACAAGTGAAATACAtctaattagtcaattaaatcacaccaaaatgtaagaaacacataaaaacacgACTACAATATtattattgggttgcctcccaacaagcactTTGTTTAGAGTCGTTAAACTCGACTCTCCTATAGTTTTATTAACTCTCCATTGTGTTTCTTAAGGAGTAAATTACTCCTTTAGGAACCTTTTCTCTAACCAAATAGGGTTTCAATCTTTGACCATTTACTTTGAATGGGGCActattttctccttttatttccACTGCTCCATAAAGAAACATACGAACCACATCAAATGGTCCGGACCATCGAGACTTAAGTTTTCCAGGGAATAATTTAAGTCTTGAGTTAAACAATAACACCTTTTGTCCTTCTTCAAAATGCTTAGGGAAAATGTGTTTATCATgccaaaatttcactttttctttataaattttggcattCTCATACGAGGTTAACCGCGATTCTTCCAATTCGCTTAGCTTGAACATTCTCTTTTCACCTGcagatttaaaatcaaaattaatagtCTTAATAGCCCAATAAGCTCTATGTTCTATTTCTACAGATAAATGACACACTTTCTCATAAACAAGCTTATATGGAGACATTCCCAACGGTGTTTTAAATGTCGTTCTATATGCCCATAAAGTATCTTCAAGTTTGTTTGACCAATTCTTTCTCGATCGGTTGaccgttttctccaaaatgattGTAATTTTCCGGTTAACCAACTTCGCTTGATCATTGGCTTGAGAATGATAGGGGAGTGACTTTTTATGCCTGCATCCATATTTAAGCAGTAAGGTGTCAAtaattttattacaaaaatgcTTACCTTTATCGCTTATTATTGCCTTTGAAACTCCAAACCTGTAAAATATGTTCCGTTTAAGGAATTTAAGCACAACTTTAGCATCATTAGTTTGTGAAGGAGTAGCCTCCACCCATTTCGAGACATAATCAACTGCTAAAaggatgtacttattattatatGAGAtaggaaatggtcccataaaatcaatgcccCAAACGTCAAATAACTCAACTTACAAATATGTAGTCAAAGGAATTTCATTCTTTCTTGAGATATTACCGGTTCTTTGGTATTGATCACAACTTTTAACCCAATTTCTAGCATTTCGGTATATAGTAGGCCAATAAAATCCAAATTGCATATCTTTGCTATGGTTTTAGTTATACTAAAATGATCTCCCGTTTCAAGAGTATGACAATGCATTAAAATACTATGTACCTCATCTTCCGAAACACATCTTCTAATTATTCCATCTGCACAACATTTGTAAAAGAATagttcctcccaaaagtaatatttaacATCATTTAAGAACTTTTTCTTTTGATGAGAATTCAAATCACTTGGTATCACTCCACTAACTACAAAGTTAACTAGATCAGCATACCATAGTGACTTATAAATTGCCATTAAAAACTCatctgaaaattcttctttaatGGAGAAATGGTCTTCTTGAGGCATTTTTCCAGTCTAGAAAAATGATCAGCAACTAAGTTCTCGGATctttttttatctttgatctccaaatcaaattcctgcaataataaaattcaTCGAATTAGTCGaggttttgcatctttcttattTAAAAGATATTTGAGTGCTGCATGGTCGGTATAAATgataactttagatcctactaagTACGATCTAAACTTATTCAATGCAAAAATCACTGCTAGCAACTCCTTCTCTGTTGTTGCATTGTCAACTTGGGTTTCATTTAACATTTTACTTGCATAATAAATGACATGAAGTCGCTTATCATGTTTTTGCCCAAGAACAGCCCCAACTGCAAAATCACTTGTATCACACATCAATTCGAATGGCAAACTCCAATCCGGTGATGCTATTATAGGTGCGGAGACAAGTTCCTTCTTCAACCtattaaaagcaagtaaacactcatcattaaagtgaaaagaaacATCTTTTGCAAGTAATTCACATAAAGGTTTAGCAATTTTAGAGAAATCCTTAATAAATCGCCGATAAAATTTCATATATCCAAGAAAACTCCGAATGCCTTTTACATTGGTAGGTGGAGGCATTCTCTCAATAACCTTTATTTTGACTTGATCAACCTCAATACCTTCTGAAAAAATTTTGTGGCCTAGAACAATACCCTCACAAACCATGAAGTgacatttttttcaattgagTACAAGGTTTGTTTCTTCACATCTCTGCAAAATTAGATCTAAATTGTTAAGACAATGATCATAAGTAGATCCAAatacagaaaaatcatccatgaagattttcataattttctcattaaaatcagaaaaaattgcCATCATGCATCGTTGGAAGGTAGCCGGTGCATTGCACAGTCCAAAAGGCATCATCCGAAATGCAAAAGTGCTGTAAGGACAAGTGAATGTggttttctcttgatcttccGGTGCAATTACTATTTGATTGTATCCTgaaaaatcattcaagaaacaaTAAAATTCATAACCAGCCAATCTTTCTAccatttgatcaagaaaaaGTAGAGGAAAATGATCCTTTCTAGTAACTGCATTCAGTTTTCAATAATCAATACAGACTCGCCACCCAACCACAACTCTGGAGGGaatcattttatcatttttaccACGTACTATGGTTATTTCCCCTTTCTTTGGCACTACATATATaggagaaatccaaacactatcagaaattggaaaaattataCCTGCATCCAGCTATTTAAGGATTTCTACTCTTACCActtctttcatgtttggatttaACCTTCTTTGAGTTTCAACCACTGGTTTAGAATTTTCTTCTAACAAAATCCGGTGCATACAAATAGTTGGACTAATTCCCTTGATATCAGAAATCGTCCAACTTATAGCGTTTAAATGCTTCCTCAAAACACGTAAGAGTTTGCCTAGTTGTTCCTCATCTAGTGCTGCATTGACAATTACCGGCAATGtctttttttctccaaaaaatgCATATTTGAGGTGCTTAGGCAGTGGCTTAAACTCAAGCCATGGTGCTTGCTCACATGATGGTGAAGGTAGCCCTTTGCTCAGTCCTAACTCCTTATATGCATTTCTCCTTTTGTAAGGAACCTGTGCCTGCAAAAATTCAGTCATTTCTTCAACTTGTTCTCTTTTAAGCCTACACCATTAAGACAAAGTTCAAGAGAATCATTATCAAGATTAACTTGACTCATCTCTAATACCAATTCATCACATATGTCAACAGAATAAACATGGTCAGTAAAAAAGGGATATTTCTCCATTTTACTCAAATCAAATTCTACTTTCTCTTCACCAATTTGAAACTTGAACTTACCTCGTTTAACATCTATTATTGTACCTGCAGTGGACAGAAATGGTCTACCAAGTATAATAGGTACATTACCATCTTCCTCCATATCTAAAACAACAAAGTCGACAGGAATaatgaatttctgcactttaaTAAGCATATTTTCCAAAATGCCCATTGGATGTCTAATAGACCTGTCAGCCAATTGCAAGGAGATGTTAGTACGCTTTAACTCTTTCAACCCCAATTGCCTAGCTACAGTTAAAGGGATCAATGACACACTCGCACCCAGGTCACAAAGTGCTTTAGAGAATTCTACATTACCAATAGTGCAAGGAACTGTGAAACTCCCTGGATCTTTCAACTTTGGTGGCAATTTGTTTTGTATGATGGCACTACATTCTTCCGTTAATGCAATTGTCTCGCTATCTACTAACTTTCTTTTCTTAGTCATTATCTCCTTGAGAAACTTTGTGTATGAAGaaatctgcaaaatagcatcaacaaaaggaatgttaatatGTAATTGTTTGAAAATATTGACAAACTTGTCAAATTCTTTATcatttctcgaaggtttcaaTCTTTGAGGAAATGGCACCGGTGGAGGAATTGGtgttgtttcttttatttgcGGCTCACACTCTTCCACCTTTTCTTTCCCTTCAATTGTCTTGTTATCATCTCCCAAATTGCTCAActgcttgttttcttttctttcatattttctctcactttcaACTACAGGTAGTTCACCTACTTCTTTACCACTTCTGAGGGTTATGGCCTTCACATGCTCCCTTGGGTTCACTTCTGTCTTGCTAGGTAAATCCCCTTGATTTCGATTGTTAACCGCATTAGCGATTTGGCCTAATTGGACCTCTACATTTCTATACATATTGGTGAGTTGGTCCATCATTCCTTCAATTCTTTCAAATCATTGAGTAGTGGCACTAGCTagcttttcaattttatcatttgacaCATTTGCCAGCTTCTCTATTGCCAATTCTCAAGCTGGTTTAGACTCCGGAAGTGGTTGTTTCAGTTGAAAATTCGGTGGATTAACTGGTCTTTGTTGGTTCCCTTGATCCTTCCATCCAAAATTCGGGTGATTACGCCATCCTGAATTGTAGGCATTGGagtatgaattattttggggtGGACGGTTGTAATTGTTGAGATATTAAACCTGTTCGCTGCTAGAACACATAGAATCATCATGATCTCCGCCGCAAGTAGTACAACATACAACAACTACTCCTTGATTAGAGCTAGAACCAACATGTTTATTAAGTATCTTAACCACATTATCCATTTTTGCACTTAACATATTCAAGATATCTACTTCAAGCATACCTGCGGTTCTCCTTATATTACCTCGTTCGTTtgcccattggtagttgttaGCAGTCATTTCTTCAATCAATTGCTGAGCTTCCTCAGCTATCTTTCCCATCAAAGCTCCTCCCGCTGCCGTATCTACATGTGTCTTTGTTGGATAGATGAGACCATTGTAAAATATTTGGACTACTAGCCAATCTGGTAAACCATGATGAGGACATCTTCGTTGCAATTCCCGATAGCGCTCCCAAGTTTCATACAATGTCTCTCCTTCCCGTTGAGAGAAACTAGTTATATCCATTCCAAATTTAGCAGTTTTTTCAGGTGGAAAGAATTTATTTAGAAACGCCTTAGCTAATTCAGCCCAAATAGTAAAAGTATTTGGAGGATGGGATTGTAACCAAACCTTGGCCTTGTCCCTTAGTGAAAATGGAAATAATCGAAGTTTAATTGCATCATCACTAATACCATTAAACTTAATTGTATCACAGATTTCAAGAAATGTTGACAAGTGAGAATTTGGATCTTTGGTAGCATTACCTCCATATTGAGATTGTTGTACCATTTGAAtcagtgatggtttaatctcaaaattattagcatttacCGTTAGCCTTACAATGCTAGTTTGAGaaccttgtgttcccggtaaAGCAAAATCCCGTAGAATTCGCCTATTTGGTTCATTTTCCGTCATTTCTTCCTCAAATGGTAATTCTATCAAGATTTCTTTTATCGACTGCCaaacctcttgttcctcttgatgCGGTGTATTCCTCCTTTGTTTCCGTAGTGTCCTTTCAATTTCAAGATCGAAAAGTGTAATTTCTCGATTTGATcgggtgcatacactacaaataaaaacaagaaatattTTGCAGTTTTAATTGTTAAAATCAACTATAAACAACTTgaataaaaacaatgaaaatatctaaattaatagagatgattagaccctaatattgccgctccccggcaacggcgccaaaaatttgacgggatttttatatcaatgcaagtttaaatccGATTTTATACCCGTCGACTACAAGTATACAGGCCGAAATCGTAATGTAGGGTATGTATCGGGTCTATCTCACGAGGAGCAAATTAAACAAGTACTAAGCCctatttttctctattatttagacttacaaatgaatttgagcagagaaagtatattgctattgtctacaaatctgatctacaaatctagtttaacaaatgctaaaTGCAAATGAAGGATTTTCACTCAAGGATAAATCTAGGGATGTAacttccacttatggcataaataatgcaaatgaacagatttacctcttgttattattcttgtttaattaggaattcatttccaatattaccaaatctcattttcatgatgaaatggcctagagcaatatagttttccctattttcatggtgaaatactagttctactctattttccttcatgaaatgctggaaaatccacttaagtgtacatctattttcatgaatatacaactcaagctctactcatgtttttccATTGTTACTATCAATTCTCATTGACTAATAACAACTATGAATATGCTActggtgatcaaacaacaacaagtaattATAACTGCATAAATAGACAAGCTAATACAAgtataaatcacattcaattcatattatt
This portion of the Coffea eugenioides isolate CCC68of chromosome 11, Ceug_1.0, whole genome shotgun sequence genome encodes:
- the LOC113752212 gene encoding uncharacterized protein LOC113752212, translated to MDQLTNMYRNVEVQLGQIANAVNNRNQGDLPSKTEVNPREHVKAITLRSGKEVGELPVVESERKYERKENKQLSNLGDDNKTIEGKEKVEECEPQIKETTPIPPPVPFPQRLKPSRNDKEFDKFVNIFKQLHINIPFVDAILQISSYTKFLKEIMTKKRKLVDSETIALTEECSAIIQNKLPPKLKDPGSFTVPCTIGNVEFSKALCDLGASVSLIPLTVARQLGLKELKRTNISLQLADRSIRHPMGILENMLIKVQKFIIPVDFVVLDMEEDGNVPIILGRPFLSTAGTIIDVKRGKFKFQIGEEKVEFDLSKMEKYPFFTDHVYSVDICDELVLEMSQVNLDNDSLELCLNGVGLKENKLKK